From a region of the Triticum aestivum cultivar Chinese Spring chromosome 7D, IWGSC CS RefSeq v2.1, whole genome shotgun sequence genome:
- the LOC123165199 gene encoding probable chromo domain-containing protein LHP1, with protein sequence MGRGKKDPWAARGSVDPVEEEEAAAVMEVEEEEEVKGDEEEEWNHEEDEAEEEEEEWEQEEEEADEASAAEEPEEQRSPPKLAEGFYEIETIRRRRRRQNQIQYLVKWRGWPESANTWEPEENLKACSDFVEAFEKRQQPRSYGKRKRKRKISTTPVVSPNPSSQGRRGRPRRSDPRSLSQRPVPERKILPPRASSRRGTDNSNRNLVAGSDASVNVAPQQLLGQGATQEGSSNVLSVGLPSVVVHQQDEHQPASGVSKVDSSVQGPPPQVGQVTGAKKRKLGSVRRFKQDEAQQEQGQVVNGTSEKPGNEKTDSAQGETGDRTKGEGGANRCITKIIKPVRYHATMTDDVQQVSITFRALRSDGQEVLVDDKELKSTNPLVLINYYEQHLRYSPTS encoded by the coding sequence ATGGGTCGAGGCAAAAAGGATCCCTGGGCGGCACGCGGATCCGTCGatccggtggaggaggaggaggcggcagcggtgATGGAggttgaagaggaggaggaagtcaaGGGAGACGAAGAGGAGGAGTGGAATCACGAGGaggatgaggcggaggaggaggaagaggagtgggaacaggaggaagaggaggctgatgaggcctcggcggcggaggagccggaggagcagCGGTCGCCGCCCAAGCTGGCGGAGGGATTCTACGAGATCGAGAccatacgccgccgccgccgccgccagaaccAGATACAGTACCTCGTCAAATGGCGTGGGTGGCCGGAGAGCGCCAACACATGGGAGCCTGAAGAAAACCTGAAGGCCTGCTCTGATTTTGTTGAAGCCTTTGAGAAGCGGCAGCAACCAAGGTCCTATGGCAAGCGCAAGCGCAAGCGCAAGATCTCCACTACTCCGGTGGTAAGTCCCAACCCTTCTTCTCAGGGTAGAAGGGGCCGCCCACGGCGTTCAGATCCTCGGTCTCTGTCCCAACGTCCTGTCCCAGAGCGCAAGATATTGCCTCCCAGAGCAAGCAGCAGGAGAGGTACTGATAACAGCAACAGGAACTTGGTTGCGGGGTCTGATGCATCAGTGAACGTGGCTCCTCAGCAACTGCTTGGACAAGGTGCTACACAGGAGGGCAGCTCAAATGTGCTTTCGGTTGGTCTGCCGTCTGTTGTGGTTCATCAACAGGATGAACATCAGCCTGCGAGTGGTGTATCAAAGGTTGATAGTTCAGTACAGGGACCCCCACCTCAGGTTGGCCAGGTGACCGgtgccaagaagcgcaagcttgggtCTGTCAGGAGGTTCAAGCAGGATGAGGCGCAGCAGGAGCAAGGGCAAGTTGTCAATGGCACAAGTGAGAAGCCTGGCAATGAGAAAACTGATTCCGCACAAGGAGAAACGGGTGATAGGACCAAGGGGGAGGGCGGTGCTAACCGTTGCATCACTAAGATCATCAAGCCAGTGCGGTATCATGCCACCATGACAGATGACGTGCAGCAGGTTTCCATAACATTCAGAGCACTCAGGTCTGATGGGCAGGAGGTTCTTGTGGATGACAAGGAATTGAAGTCTACAAACCCGTTGGTGCTGATAAACTACTACGAGCAGCACCTGCGTTACAGTCCCACCTCGTGA